One segment of Drosophila mauritiana strain mau12 chromosome 3R, ASM438214v1, whole genome shotgun sequence DNA contains the following:
- the LOC117144740 gene encoding pupal cuticle protein Edg-84A has product LPTGGNLILQPKNTFSMLTKTAIFVTLIGLAQAGLLPAKSSGSEDTYDSHPQYSFNYDVQDPETGDVKSQSESRDGDVVRGQYSVNDADGYRRTVDYTADDVRGFNAVVRREPLSSAAVVVKPQATAVAPKVQLKPLKKLPALKPLSQASAVVHRSFAPVVHHAPVTHVVHHSAPAHSFVSHHVPVLKTTVHHAHHPHAISYVF; this is encoded by the exons CTACCGACAGGAGGAAACCTAATTCTTCAACCTAAAAATACGTTCAGCATGTTGACTAAG ACTGCGATATTTGTGACCCTCATTGGCCTGGCTCAAGCTGGTCTACTGCCCGCGAAATCATCCGGAAGTGAGGACACCTATGATTCGCATCCGCAGTACTCATTTAACTATGATGTTCAGGATCCAGAGACAGGAGATGTCAAGTCCCAATCGGAGTCTCGGGATGGCGATGTGGTCCGCGGTCAGTACAGCGTGAATGATGCCGATGGTTACAGACGAACCGTCGACTACACCGCCGATGATGTCCGTGGATTCAACGCCGTGGTGCGTCGTGAACCACTTTCCAGTGCCGCGGTGGTTGTGAAACCACAGGCTACAGCAGTCGCTCCAAAAGTTCAGTTAAAGCCTCTGAAGAAGTTGCCAGCCCTGAAGCCGCTTTCCCAGGCATCGGCTGTGGTGCATCGATCCTTTGCACCAGTAGTCCACCATGCCCCAGTGACCCATGTCGTGCATCACTCAGCGCCGGCGCATTCCTTCGTCTCTCATCACGTTCCCGTGCTGAAGACCACCGTGCACCATGCCCATCATCCCCATGCCATTTCATATGTGTTCTAG
- the LOC117143928 gene encoding larval cuticle protein A2B, translating into MAFKFTILFAACIAVASAGIIPAAAPLAAVAEVQEYDPHPQYTYGYDVKDAISGDSKTQVETREGDVVQGQYSLNDADGYRRIVDYTADPINGFNAVVRREPLVAAAPAAVVAAPAPVVRAAVAAPVVRAAPLTATYAAAPAPLAYAAAPAPLAYAAPAPVVKAAPLVAAGPAIVKTQFASPLISYAY; encoded by the exons ATGGCATTCAAA TTCACCATTCTTTTCGCCGCCTGCATCGCCGTGGCCAGCGCTGGCATCATTCCCGCCGCCGCTCCACTGGCCGCCGTTGCCGAGGTACAGGAGTACGATCCCCACCCGCAGTACACCTACGGCTATGACGTCAAGGACGCCATCTCTGGCGACTCGAAGACCCAGGTGGAGACCCGCGAGGGCGACGTTGTCCAGGGCCAGTACTCGCTGAACGACGCCGATGGCTACCGTCGCATTGTGGACTACACCGCCGATCCCATCAACGGATTCAACGCAGTGGTGCGCCGTGAGCCCCTGGTGGCCGCCGCTCCTGCTGCTGTCGTTGCCGCTCCAGCCCCAGTTGTCCGTGCCGCCGTCGCTGCCCCCGTGGTCCGTGCCGCCCCCCTGACCGCCACCTACGCCGCCGCCCCAGCACCTCTCGCCTACGCCGCTGCCCCAGCTCCCCTCGCCTACGCCGCCCCCGCGCCCGTCGTCAAGGCCGCTCCTCTGGTCGCCGCTGGACCCGCCATCGTCAAGACCCAGTTCGCTTCGCCTCTTATCTCGTACGCCTATTGA
- the LOC117143719 gene encoding larval cuticle protein A2B, giving the protein MAFKFLAVLALVSAASAGVLPVQQVYHAAPAVATYAHAPVAVAHAQPVLTKATEEYDPHPQYKFAYDVQDSLSGDSKSQVEERDGDVVHGEYSLIDSDGFKRIVQYTSDPVNGFNAVVNRVPLDHVKTVVKTVAPVAVAAAPIPVAYHQHH; this is encoded by the exons ATGGCCTTCAAG TTCCTCGCTGTTCTCGCCCTCGTCTCGGCCGCCAGTGCCGGAGTTCTCCCCGTCCAGCAGGTGTACCACGCCGCCCCCGCCGTGGCCACCTACGCCCATGCACCTGTCGCCGTTGCCCACGCCCAGCCGGTTCTGACCAAGGCCACCGAGGAGTACGATCCCCATCCCCAGTACAAGTTCGCCTACGATGTCCAGGACTCCCTCTCCGGAGACTCCAAGAGCCAGGTGGAGGAGCGCGATGGTGACGTGGTCCATGGCGAGTACTCCCTCATCGATTCCGATGGCTTCAAGCGCATTGTCCAGTACACCTCCGACCCGGTCAACGGATTCAACGCCGTCGTCAACCGCGTGCCCCTGGATCACGTGAAGACCGTGGTGAAGACCGTGGCTCCTGTGGCCGTGGCTGCTGCCCCTATCCCAGTGGCCTaccaccagcaccactaa
- the LOC117144386 gene encoding larval cuticle protein A2B, whose protein sequence is MAAKIVIALALFAVAHGAVLRTAAPVAVAPAPVPVLAKTVELEEVDPHPQYTYSYDVQDTLSGDNKGHVEERDGDVVRGEYSLIDADGFKRTVTYTADSINGFNAVVRREPVAAVVAAEPVVKVAAPLVKAAPVAPIAPVALAAPAPIVRSAPVAVAAPLIKSAPLAVAAPFVRSAPLAVAAPAPVLRTAAYATPLRYTAPAYTVAHL, encoded by the exons ATGGCCGCAAAG ATTGTTATCGCTTTGGCTCTGTTCGCCGTGGCCCATGGCGCCGTCCTCAGAACTGCTGCTCCTGTGGCAGTGGCTCCTGCTCCGGTGCCAGTTTTGGCCAAGACTGTTGAGCTGGAGGAGGTTGATCCGCATCCTCAGTACACCTACAGCTACGACGTGCAGGACACGCTTTCTGGCGACAACAAGGGGCACGTGGAGGAGCGCGATGGTGACGTGGTCCGCGGCGAGTACTCCCTGATCGACGCCGATGGCTTCAAGCGCACCGTGACCTACACCGCCGATTCCATTAACGGATTCAACGCCGTCGTCCGCCGTGAACCCGTCGCCGCTGTTGTGGCCGCCGAGCCGGTGGTGAAGGTCGCTGCTCCACTGGTCAAGGCCGCTCCAGTCGCCCCCATCGCCCCTGTCGCCTTGGCCGCACCAGCTCCCATTGTGCGCTCCGCTCCAGTGGCCGTTGCTGCTCCTCTGATCAAGTCCGCTCCCCTGGCAGTTGCCGCTCCCTTCGTCCGCTCCGCCCCTCTGGCGGTGGCTGCTCCCGCTCCTGTTCTGCGTACCGCTGCCTATGCCACGCCTCTGCGGTACACCGCCCCCGCGTACACCGTCGCCCACTTGTAA
- the LOC117144387 gene encoding larval cuticle protein A2B: MAFKFIALFALIAAASAGVLPVQQVYHTAPAVATYAHAPVAVAHAQPVLAKAAEEYDPHPQYKYAYDVQDSLSGDSKSQVEERDGDVVRGEYSLIDADGYKRTVQYTADPINGFNAVVNREPLVKAVAVAPVVKTVAAPVAHYAAPAVAHYAAPAVVKTVAPVAHYAAPAVVKTVAPVAHYAAPATYTSYAAPAVAYHH, from the exons ATGGCATTCAAG TTCATCGCCCTTTTCGCCCTGATCGCCGCCGCCAGCGCCGGTGTTCTGCCCGTCCAGCAGGTGTACCACACCGCCCCCGCCGTGGCCACCTACGCCCATGCACCTGTCGCCGTTGCCCACGCCCAGCCGGTTCTTGCCAAGGCCGCTGAGGAGTACGATCCCCATCCCCAGTACAAGTACGCCTACGATGTTCAGGACTCGCTCTCCGGAGACTCCAAGAGCCAGGTGGAGGAGCGCGATGGTGACGTGGTCCGCGGCGAGTACTCCCTGATCGACGCCGATGGCTACAAGAGGACCGTCCAGTACACCGCCGACCCCATCAACGGATTCAACGCCGTCGTGAACCGTGAGCCCCTGGTCAAGGCCGTCGCCGTTGCCCCAGTTGTGAAGACCGTCGCAGCTCCCGTTGCCCACTACGCCGCCCCTGCTGTCGCCCACTACGCTGCTCCCGCTGTGGTCAAGACCGTGGCTCCAGTTGCCCACTACGCTGCTCCTGCTGTCGTCAAGACCGTGGCTCCAGTTGCCCACTACGCCGCTCCCGCTACCTACACCTCCTACGCCGCCCCCGCTGTTGCCTACCACCACTAA